The following nucleotide sequence is from Longimicrobiales bacterium.
CCTCGCTGAGGTGCGCATCGAGATGTGGTCCCATGAATATCTGGAGGGTCTCCCCTATTCGCTCGTGGAAGCTGGTACGGGTGATTTGGCGACCAACATGTTCCGGGGGACGTACGCGGATCCCACCGCCATCGGTGGAAGTGTGGCTCTGGGGCTAGAACGTTTGGATACGCGGGGTCCGGGTGGAGACGAGTCTGGAGGTCGGACGGCCAGCTGGGTGCGATATCAGCTCCATCGTGGGGACGATGCCGGGTTGGCGATGGAGCTGCGACGCGTCGGGACAGATAGCGATCTCGACATCTTCCCTTCGTCCCAGACTCGAACTGACTGGACGATTCGAGGTCGTGCGCGGCTGGCCGAGGGTGTTGTCGGTGAGGCGTACACCGGCAAGTCGAGCCACCTCGTCAGAGACGAGCGGGACGTCTATGAGCGAGAAGGCGGGAGTCGCACGCAGAGAGGCGTCCGACTGGGGCTCGAACGGTCCGGTGCCTGGGCCCGAGGCGAGTATCGGTCGTTCGGAGGAGACGACGTTCTTACGAGCCGACTCGACGCGCAGGGCGGCTTCCACCGGGCGGGTGTTGGTGGCTTCGCCGCCGATCTCTCGAAGGCCTCGTGGGCTGGTGAGTCGACAGCGGCCAATCGCATACGGGCGTGGACGGAACCGATCGGTGGCGTGCTGTCTCTGTTCGCTTCCAAAGAATCCGGGACTTTTGGGTTCCGAACCCTTCCGCTCCTAGACGTCGACCCCGCGGTCGATTCGACTGCTGTATCTGCTGAGAGTGAGACCGCGGAACCGTTTGATCCTGGTCGCCTTTTCGGCGTTACGGACCGAACGGGGACCCGCTACGGCGCCACTGTGTCACTCCTGGGTGCTTCTGTTTCTGGAGCACGCCTAGAGGTGCAGGCCGACTCGTTTGCACCCATCGGGCTTGCCCCCAACACGAATGGCTTGTTCCTGGAGGGTGCCACGCGGAAGGGATGGGAGGCGTGGGCCAGCCTGCCAACACCCATGACGGGTCTTCGCCTGCAGGGATCGTTGCAGCAGTGGGAAGAGCCAGGGGCTTACGTGCCCGAGCAGATCTACCGGGGTTCGTTCGATTTCCATCGGGTGTACAAGG
It contains:
- a CDS encoding Plug domain-containing protein, which translates into the protein MNRLGNRAVTPRFWKRIGAFVRSGMLAFLLCVVGLSRVSAQVTPPDSTGLPADSAQLLLDSLRADSLGLDSLAVVAVPDSVSADTIFYNLPDFSDGIPEGWESGVWDWDLSEIHASTASTLPELIGEVPGLIVLLGGDYGSPASVTAFGAGGGGYRVFRDGFEVYALKGGVVDLARIGLAGIRRVRVERGLAEVRIEMWSHEYLEGLPYSLVEAGTGDLATNMFRGTYADPTAIGGSVALGLERLDTRGPGGDESGGRTASWVRYQLHRGDDAGLAMELRRVGTDSDLDIFPSSQTRTDWTIRGRARLAEGVVGEAYTGKSSHLVRDERDVYEREGGSRTQRGVRLGLERSGAWARGEYRSFGGDDVLTSRLDAQGGFHRAGVGGFAADLSKASWAGESTAANRIRAWTEPIGGVLSLFASKESGTFGFRTLPLLDVDPAVDSTAVSAESETAEPFDPGRLFGVTDRTGTRYGATVSLLGASVSGARLEVQADSFAPIGLAPNTNGLFLEGATRKGWEAWASLPTPMTGLRLQGSLQQWEEPGAYVPEQIYRGSFDFHRVYKGGNLEWWWTLGVRGHDPMMLPLLGEEDAEGFVPLESVPFYQNWYARMQVRIVTVQIFIAWDNFSRRPELQHYPGRVLPITRTMYGIRWTMFN